A region of Dioscorea cayenensis subsp. rotundata cultivar TDr96_F1 chromosome 5, TDr96_F1_v2_PseudoChromosome.rev07_lg8_w22 25.fasta, whole genome shotgun sequence DNA encodes the following proteins:
- the LOC120260134 gene encoding UDP-glycosyltransferase 83A1-like, with protein sequence MRRPHALLLPFPAQGHVLPLMELAYRMASQGFTITFINTHFNHARLLSSTTTPPSINFISIPDGMQPEDDRNDIAELCHALMTFTSLHLLQLINTMDIQESDKPIVTCFITDEVMAWALDIAKKTGLRSAAFSTASANTFINMRSVYCLIELGIINEDDDACFWAEDKTCKSWLDEQCDNSVIYVAFGSLAILNERQFQELALGLELTGRPFLWVIRPDITGKAATSLLERFKDVISDRGKVVEWSPQQEVLAHPALACFITHCGWNSTMESVSNGVPFLCWPYFADQHLNQSYIFCDFWKTGLKMMPDENGLITKEEIRGKVEELVGDEGMKKRALALKEMAMKSVDKGGCSFENFMTFINAMKDVLGFGLP encoded by the exons atgagaCGTCCACACGCACTTCTCCTGCCATTTCCAGCACAAGGTCATGTCCTCCCTCTCATGGAGCTCGCCTACCGCATGGCCTCTCAAGGCTTCACCATCACCTTCATCAACACCCACTTCAACCATGCACGTCTCCTCTCCTCCACCACCACACCACCTTCAATCAACTTCATTTCAATCCCTGATGGCATGCAACCTGAAGATGACCGCAATGACATCGCCGAGCTATGCCATGCACTAATGACATTCACTTCTCTCCATCTCCTCCAACTCATTAACACTATGGATATCCAAGAATCCGATAAACCGATTGTGACATGTTTCATCACCGACGAAGTCATGGCCTGGGCTTTGGACATCGCCAAGAAAACCGGTCTTCGTTCCGCCGCCTTCTCCACTGCCTCCGCCAACACCTTCATCAACATGAGGAGCGTTTATTGCCTAATTGAACTTGGCATCATCAATGAAGATgatg ATGCATGCTTTTGGGCTGAAGACAAGACTTGCAAGAGCTGGCTTGATGAACAATGTGATAATTCTGTTATTTATGTGGCTTTTGGTAGTTTGGCAATTCTTAATGAAAGGCAATTTCAAGAACTTGCTTTAGGGTTAGAGCTCACCGGCAGGCCATTTTTATGGGTAATTAGGCCGGATATAACAGGAAAGGCCGCCACCAGCTTGCTAGAAAGGTTCAAAGATGTTATCAGTGACCGGGGAAAGGTTGTTGAATGGTCTCCTCAACAGGAGGTTCTTGCACACCCTGCATTGGCTTGTTTCATTACTCACTGTGGATGGAACTCAACAATGGAATCTGTGAGCAATGGTGTGCCATTTCTCTGTTGGCCTTACTTTGCTGACCAACATTTGAATCaaagttatattttttgtgatttttggaaGACTGGGTTGAAGATGATGCCTGATGAGAATGGTTTGATCACAAAAGAGGAGATTAGAGGTAAGGTGGAAGAGTTGGTTGGAGATGAAGGAATGAAGAAGAGGGCTCTTGCTTTgaaggaaatggccatgaagaGTGTTGACAAAGGAGGGTGTTCTTTTGAGAATTTTATGACTTTCATTAATGCCATGAAAGATGTGTTGGGTTTTGGGCTCCCTTGA